A window of Hevea brasiliensis isolate MT/VB/25A 57/8 chromosome 14, ASM3005281v1, whole genome shotgun sequence contains these coding sequences:
- the LOC110669362 gene encoding VQ motif-containing protein 25-like, with protein MTMEDKITRQHSCNPTSPASKLAMHRDSHVISKFKPKVRIIHIFAPEIIKTDVANFRELVQRLTGKPGDDGISTQGRNSRSWKKKTRRMKEKDGQLPSLIQREKLQEKENEIWGSGENNSSDFLDGFGDVSGFIHDLSNNFSLPPQQSSHHLDMFGDMQLA; from the coding sequence ATGACCATGGAAGACAAAATAACGAGGCAACACTCATGTAACCCTACTTCACCTGCTTCAAAGCTAGCCATGCACAGAGATTCACATGTAATTTCCAAATTCAAGCCCAAGGTTCGCATAATTCACATATTTGCACCAGAGATCATCAAGACTGATGTTGCAAATTTTAGAGAGCTTGTTCAGAGACTCACTGGCAAACCTGGTGATGATGGAATAAGCACTCAAGGCCGCAACAGCAGAAGCTGGAAGAAGAAAACAAGAAGGATGAAGGAGAAAGATGGGCAGCTACCTAGTCTGATACAAAGGGAGAAACttcaagaaaaagaaaatgagatatGGGGAAGTGGTGAGAATAATTCAAGTGATTTCCTTGATGGGTTTGGAGATGTCAGTGGCTTTATACATGATTTGAGCAATAACTTCTCCTTGCCACCCCAACAGTCTTCTCATCACCTGGATATGTTTGGCGACATGCAACTTGCTTAA
- the LOC110669323 gene encoding GTP 3',8-cyclase, mitochondrial isoform X4, which translates to MLIDSFGRMHTYLRISLTERCNLRCQYCMPAEGVELTPNPKLLSQNEIVHLANLFVSSGVDKIRLTGGEPTVRKDIEEICLRLSKLKGLKTLAMTTNGIALARKLPRLKECGLTSINISLDTLVPAKFEFMTRRKGHEKVMESINAAIDRGYNPVKVNCVVMRGFNDDEICDFIELTRDKPINIRFIEFMPFDGNVWNVKKLVPYSEMLDIVGKKFTELKRLQDHLTDTAKNFKIDGHLGTVSFITSMTEHFCAGCNRLRLLADGNFKVCLFGPSEVSLRDPLRRGADELELKEIIGAAVKRKKASHAGMFDIAKTANRPMIHIGG; encoded by the exons CTTACTTGAGGATCTCCTTGACTGAACGTTGCAATTTAAGGTGTCAGTACTGTATGCCAGCTGAGGGTGTGGAGCTTACTCCTAACCCTAAATTACTGTCACAGAACGagattgttcatttggcaaatctcTTTGTCAGTTCAGGAGTGGATAAAATTCGTTTGACTGGTGGTGAGCCAACAGTTAGGAAGGATATTGAAGAGATATGCTTACGGCTATCTAAATTGAAAGGACTCAAGACGTTGGCCATGACTaccaatggaattgctcttgcaaGGAAACTTCCAAGGCTGAAAGAATGTGGGCTTACTTCTATAAATATCAGCTTGGATACATTGGTCCCAGCTAAATTTGAATTCATGACCAGGCGTAAGGGGCATGAAAAGGTCATGGAGTCGATTAATGCTGCTATAGACCGTGGGTACAACCCTGTAAAA GTGAATTGTGTTGTAATGCGTGGGTTCAATGATGATGAGATCTGTGATTTTATAGAGTTGACGCGTGACAAACCAATTAATATTCGGTTCATTGAGTTCATGCCTTTTGATGGAAATGTCTGGAATGTCAAGAAACTGGTTCCCTACTCAGAAATGTTGGATATAGTG GGAAAGAAGTTTACAGAACTAAAGAGACTTCAGGATCACCTAACAGATACAGCTAAGAACTTCAAGATAGATGGGCATCTTGGTACTGTTTCTTTCATCACATCAATGACTGAGCATTTTTGTGCTGGTTGCAATAGATTGCGACTTTTAGCCGATGGAAACTTTAAAGTATGCCTCTTTGGTCCTTCAGAG GTTAGCTTAAGAGATCCCCTTCGACGTGGTGCTGATGAACTTGAGCTTAAGGAAATAATTGGAGCAGCG GTCAAGAGGAAGAAAGCTTCACATGCTGGAATGTTTGACATTGCAAAAACAGCAAATAGACCTATGATACATATTGGTGGCTAA